One window of the Oncorhynchus gorbuscha isolate QuinsamMale2020 ecotype Even-year linkage group LG17, OgorEven_v1.0, whole genome shotgun sequence genome contains the following:
- the LOC124001450 gene encoding RAC-alpha serine/threonine-protein kinase, protein MTDVTIVKEGWLHKRGEYIKTWRPRYFLLKSDGTFIGYKERPQDVDAFETPLNNFSVAQCQLMKTERPKPNTFIIRCLQWTTVIERTFHVETPEEREEWTKAIQAVADGLQKQEEELMDSSPDPMDMEMYLTKPRLKVTMDDFEYLKLLGKGTFGKVILVKEKATGRYYAMKILKKEVIVAKDEVAHTLTENRVLQNSKHPFLTGLKYSFQTHDRLCFVMEYANGGELFFHLSRDRVFSEERSRFYGAEIVSALDYLHAERNVVYRDLKLENLMLDKDGHIKITDFGLCKEGITDGATMKTFCGTPEYLAPEVLEDNDYGRAVDWWGLGVVMYEMMCGRLPFYNQDHEKLFELILMEDIRFPRTLGHEGRSLLSGLLKKDPKQRLGGGQDDAKEIMQHKFFAGIEWQDVYEKKLVPPFKPQVTSETDTRYFDEEFTAQTITITPPGQEDSMESFDSERRPHFPQFSYSASGTA, encoded by the exons GAGAATACATTAAGACCTGGAGGCCCAGGTATTTTCTACTCAAGAGTGATGGTACATTCATTGGCTACAAGGAACGACCACAAGATGTTGACGCTTTCGAAACCCCCTTAAATAACTTCTCAGTAGCAC AGTGCCAGCTGATGAAGACGGAGAGGCCCAAGCCCAACACATTCATCATCCGCTGCCTGCAGTGGACCACTGTCATCGAGCGCACCTTCCACGTGGAGACCCCCGAGGAGAG ggAGGAATGGACGAAAGCCATTCAGGCTGTAGCAGATGGCCTAcagaaacaggaagaggagctgatGGACTCCTCCCCAGACCCAATGGACATGGAGATGTACCTGACCAAACCCAGACTCAAAGTG ACTATGGACGACTTTGAATACCTCAAACTCCTCGGAAAAGGTACTTTTGGCAAAGTGATCCTGGTGAAGGAGAAGGCCACAGGACGCTACTATGCCATGAAAATCCTGAAGAAGGAAGTGATCGTAGCGAAA GATGAAgtggcacacacactcacagaaaaCCGAGTGCTCCAGAATTCCAAGCATCCGTTCTTGACA GGCCTGAAATACTCCTTCCAGACCCATGATCGGTTGTGTTTCGTAATGGAGTATGCGAACGGCGGAGAG CTGttcttccacctctcccgagaCCGGGTGTTCTCGGAGGAGCGGTCTCGGTTCTACGGGGCGGAGATAGTGTCAGCGCTGGACTACCTGCATGCTGAGAGGAACGTGGTCTACAGAGACCTGAAG CTGGAAAATCTCATGCTGGACAAAGACGGACACATAAAGATCACCGACTTTGGACTGTGTAAGGAGGGGATCACAGACGGGGCCACCATGAAGACCTTCTGTGGGACACCAGAGTACCTGGCCCCAGAG GTACTGGAGGACAATGATTACGGTCGTGCGGTGGACTGGTGGGGTCTGGGCGTGGTCATGTACGAGATGATGTGCGGTCGGCtgcccttctacaaccaggaccacGAGAAGCTGTTTGAGCTCATCCTCATGGAGGACATCCGTTTCCCACGTACCCTGGGTCACGAGGGCAGGTCCCTGCTCTCCGGCCTGCTCAAGAAGGACCCCAAGCAGCG GTTAGGTGGAGGACAGGATGATGCTAAGGAGATTATGCAGCACAAATTCTTTGCTGGGATTGAATGGCAAGATGTTTATGAGAAAAAG cTGGTCCCGCCCTTCAAGCCCCAGGTTACCTCGGAAACAGATACACGGTATTTTGACGAGGAGTTCACAGCGCAGACCATCACTATTACACCGCCCGGACAAG AAGACAGCATGGAGTCGTTTGACAGCGAACGGAGACCCCACTTCCCACAGTTTTCCTACTCTGCGAGTGGAACAGCCTAA